Proteins co-encoded in one Gracilimonas sediminicola genomic window:
- a CDS encoding response regulator transcription factor yields the protein MIKVGIVEDNEYMREGWETFIDHERDLTVIGSFGSCEEAFESDAINKVDLMIMDIGLPGMTGIEGVKYMRENHPDVNIIMATVHDDDDHIFDALKAGAVGYLMKKVTPDEMVHAIRDAHEGGSPITPNIARKVIATFQKAADLEEELSDREIQILKELATGRSYAAIGKKIFLSVDGVRHHIRNIYQKLEVHSRSEAIAKGITRHIIDPDND from the coding sequence GTGATAAAAGTTGGTATCGTAGAAGACAATGAGTACATGCGGGAAGGGTGGGAGACCTTCATCGACCATGAAAGGGATTTAACGGTAATTGGAAGTTTTGGTTCGTGTGAAGAAGCCTTTGAATCAGATGCCATCAATAAAGTGGATTTGATGATTATGGATATTGGTCTGCCGGGAATGACCGGCATTGAAGGAGTTAAGTACATGAGAGAAAATCATCCTGATGTAAACATTATCATGGCAACGGTTCATGATGATGACGACCACATTTTCGATGCTTTGAAAGCAGGGGCCGTTGGGTACCTGATGAAAAAAGTTACTCCTGATGAAATGGTACATGCTATTCGGGATGCTCATGAAGGCGGTTCTCCAATCACCCCAAACATAGCGCGAAAAGTGATAGCCACCTTTCAAAAGGCAGCAGATCTGGAAGAGGAATTGTCGGATCGGGAAATTCAAATTCTGAAAGAGCTGGCCACGGGTCGCTCGTATGCCGCCATTGGGAAGAAGATATTCTTGTCAGTGGATGGCGTCCGGCATCATATCCGGAACATTTACCAGAAACTGGAAGTGCATTCCCGTTCCGAAGCCATCGCAAAAGGCATTACCCGCCATATCATTGATCCTGACAACGACTAA
- a CDS encoding acyclic terpene utilization AtuA family protein — MKDFIRIASGQGFWGDLPNAPVNQAKKGPIDYLVMDYLAEVTMSIMQKQRMRNADWGYARDFVNVVEQVLPEIKNDGIKVISNAGGVNPMACKDEILKVAKEKGYTGLKVAVVNGDDILSNIDELISDGHELKNMDDGRPISEIKDDLLSANVYFGCQPIVEALEAGADVIITGRVTDTGLTLAPMIHEFGWKADDFDKMAVGTIAGHIIECGAQVSGGNFTDWEKVDDFTDIGFPIIEAYPNGDFFVTKHENTGGLVSEMTVKEQLLYEIGDPSEYITPDVIADFTSVKVEETGTNRVKVTGIKGRPDTPTYKVSASYNDGFKLSSTLVYCWPDALKKAVKGAEILEKRAEALGLNFDEFNKEYIGYNGNTEAPVTEEALNTEFDEIQMRVSVSGKSKNDLNRFGMEIAPLILTGPSGVTGFAGGRPKASDVVAYWPALLDKDAVSPKVTLFEIK, encoded by the coding sequence ATGAAAGATTTTATTCGCATCGCATCGGGACAAGGCTTTTGGGGCGATCTGCCCAACGCACCCGTCAATCAGGCAAAAAAAGGGCCCATCGATTACCTGGTGATGGATTACCTGGCGGAAGTAACCATGTCGATCATGCAAAAACAACGCATGAGAAATGCTGATTGGGGATATGCCCGCGATTTCGTGAATGTTGTGGAACAGGTTCTTCCTGAAATCAAAAATGATGGAATTAAAGTAATCAGCAATGCCGGGGGAGTGAATCCGATGGCTTGTAAGGATGAAATCCTGAAAGTAGCAAAAGAAAAAGGCTATACCGGTTTAAAAGTTGCCGTTGTAAACGGCGATGATATTCTAAGCAATATTGATGAATTGATTTCAGACGGTCATGAGCTGAAAAATATGGACGATGGGCGTCCTATTTCTGAAATAAAGGATGACCTGCTTAGTGCTAACGTATATTTTGGCTGCCAGCCTATCGTAGAAGCTTTAGAGGCCGGGGCTGATGTGATCATCACCGGAAGAGTAACTGACACCGGGCTTACACTCGCGCCCATGATCCATGAATTTGGATGGAAAGCGGACGATTTTGATAAAATGGCGGTAGGAACTATTGCCGGACACATTATAGAATGCGGAGCCCAGGTGTCGGGCGGTAATTTCACCGATTGGGAAAAGGTGGATGATTTCACAGATATCGGATTCCCCATTATTGAAGCCTATCCGAACGGGGACTTCTTTGTTACCAAGCATGAAAACACCGGCGGACTTGTAAGTGAGATGACCGTGAAAGAGCAGTTGTTGTATGAAATAGGAGATCCTTCAGAATATATTACTCCGGATGTAATTGCTGATTTTACTTCTGTTAAGGTTGAAGAAACCGGAACAAACCGGGTAAAAGTGACCGGTATCAAAGGCCGACCCGATACACCTACTTATAAAGTATCAGCCAGTTATAATGACGGATTTAAACTCTCCTCAACATTGGTTTACTGCTGGCCGGATGCTTTGAAAAAAGCCGTAAAAGGTGCTGAAATCCTGGAGAAAAGAGCGGAAGCACTTGGGCTGAATTTCGATGAATTCAACAAAGAGTACATTGGCTATAACGGAAATACAGAGGCTCCGGTAACAGAAGAAGCCCTAAATACAGAGTTCGATGAAATCCAGATGCGGGTCTCGGTTTCGGGAAAAAGCAAAAATGATTTAAATCGCTTTGGGATGGAAATAGCACCTCTTATCTTAACAGGCCCAAGCGGTGTAACCGGTTTTGCGGGAGGGCGGCCCAAGGCAAGCGATGTGGTAGCTTACTGGCCGGCTTTATTAGACAAGGATGCTGTGAGTCCTAAAGTCACCTTATTCGAAATTAAATAA
- a CDS encoding NAD(P)/FAD-dependent oxidoreductase encodes MKIAVIGAGISGLTAGRELANAGHEVVVFEKSGGYGGRLATRYAGKDNAQKLDHGVSFFTAESSEFKKLVTELAAKDIITTWEGSYATRNENGKVTFRENNSPYYYAPKGMNTVGKYLGRNLDIRLNEKVGGLTHIGENRRKKKSWMLNFPTALTESADAVIISAPARQAYALLNTTIDEIETLKLVREIDEVEYESQFTLMAGFDEADMPEWNALDCEDDVIEFISNETTKRNEGEVKTLVVHTTSEFAKKHMHGDREVVEELITDRLTEILGGWAALADWKQVHFWRYSRAVNPLPHDFMEIRGNDDTPLALVGAYMNGNTVESAYLSGLKLGKHWIQQFAD; translated from the coding sequence ATGAAGATTGCGGTTATTGGAGCAGGAATCTCAGGATTAACAGCCGGACGTGAGTTAGCAAATGCCGGCCACGAAGTTGTTGTATTTGAAAAGAGCGGAGGCTATGGAGGCAGGCTGGCCACTCGTTATGCCGGTAAAGATAATGCCCAAAAGCTGGATCACGGAGTATCATTCTTTACAGCGGAGTCTTCGGAATTCAAAAAACTGGTTACCGAACTGGCAGCGAAAGATATTATTACAACCTGGGAAGGCAGCTATGCAACCAGAAATGAAAACGGTAAGGTAACTTTTCGGGAGAATAACTCGCCTTATTACTACGCGCCCAAAGGAATGAACACCGTTGGCAAATATCTGGGAAGGAATCTCGATATCCGACTAAATGAAAAGGTGGGTGGGCTTACACATATTGGTGAAAACCGCCGCAAGAAGAAAAGCTGGATGCTGAATTTCCCCACCGCATTAACAGAAAGTGCGGATGCGGTTATCATATCAGCACCGGCCCGCCAGGCTTATGCACTCCTTAATACCACCATCGATGAAATCGAAACGCTGAAACTGGTTCGTGAAATTGATGAAGTGGAATACGAGTCTCAGTTTACTTTGATGGCCGGTTTCGATGAAGCAGACATGCCTGAATGGAATGCGCTTGATTGTGAAGATGATGTAATTGAATTCATTTCCAATGAAACTACCAAGAGAAATGAGGGAGAGGTGAAAACACTGGTTGTTCATACTACCTCGGAATTTGCGAAGAAGCATATGCATGGCGACCGTGAAGTGGTAGAAGAGCTGATTACGGATAGACTGACAGAAATATTAGGAGGCTGGGCAGCCCTCGCTGATTGGAAACAGGTGCATTTTTGGAGATACAGCCGGGCCGTAAATCCCTTGCCGCACGACTTTATGGAAATTAGAGGAAACGACGACACTCCATTAGCTTTGGTTGGGGCTTATATGAACGGTAACACCGTTGAATCGGCATACCTTTCAGGATTGAAGCTCGGAAAACACTGGATTCAGCAATTCGCCGACTAA